A segment of the Cellvibrio sp. KY-YJ-3 genome:
TTAAATCCTGCGCAAAAATGCACAGCACTGTGCCGAGCAAAAATAAACCTAAACCCGCATAGAGAATTTTTTTGCGCCCCAAGGCATCGGACAATGGCCCGCTTACCAATTGCCCCAGCGCCAAACCGGCAAATAACAGACTGATTAACAACTGCGCCTGATTGGGGTGCGCCATAACAATGTCGGCGCGAATCATATCGAAGGCGGGCAAGACCGCATCAATCGCGAGTGCCGTCATGGACATCATCAGCGCGACCAACACAATAAATTCACCGGTAGGTGACGGCGCGGGTAGATGTGTGGCTTGCTGGCTGGGGGAGTGAGTGACGGGTTCGGTGGAATTCATGGGGAAATCAGTCGCTTTAGATAAAAATGGAAATAAATAAGAAAAATATGACTGCTGGCGCAGCTTGGGCATCTTACTACTCCTGACTTACTACCGCACCGCTTATCCTTCCTTTACCCCGCTCGGCACCTTTTCCCCTTTGGTCTTGGAGCAAAAGCGAAAATAGCTCCACCAATCAAAAGGAGGGATTTTATGAAACACACCCCGGTCATCCGTTGTTTAGCGTTATGTTGTTATCTCAGCTGTCTTTTTATGAGCAGCTTTCAATCGGCGCTGGCGCAACCAACCGCAGGTGATGATAAGCCTGCACCGCAAAATCTTGCGGAGCTGCAAGCGGCGGTGGAAAAAATTCGTGTCGATACCCAGACGCCTGCCATAGGTATCGCACTGGTAACCCGCGATGGTCCGCAATGGGTTGCCGGGTTGGGCTTGGCGTCGTTGGAGCAACAAACACCTGCCGATGAAAACACCCTGTTCCGTATAGGCTCCATTAGCAAAATGTTTGTGGCTATCGCGGTGCTCAAATTGGTGGAGGAAGGTCGACTGAATTTGGATGACAAACTGCAGGATCTTGCGCCGGATATCGCCTTTGAAAATCCCTGGGAGCAGACGCACCCGGTGCGCCTGGTGCACCTGCTGGAACACACCACCGGCTGGGATGATATGAGCCTCGCGGAATACGCCTACGCCGCTGCATCCGACGCTATGAGTTTAAAAGCGGGGCTGGATTATCGCCCGGCCTCCCGCACATCGCGCTGGGTTCCCGGCACACGTATGGCCTATTGCAATATCGGGCCCGCCGTTGCCGCTTATATTGTGGAAAAAGTTACCGGCAAAAAATTTGAAGAATATATTCAGGAGCAGGTGTTTGCTCCGCTGCAAATGGATTCCACCAGTTTCTATTATTCAAAGATTTATGAAGAGCGCGGCGCCAGCCTCTATGTGAATGGCAAACCGCAAGATTACTGGAATATCATCACCCGCCCAGCGGGTTCGGTAAATTCTTCGGCGAGCGACATGGCGAATTTTTTACAGCTGCTGATTAAGCGCGGCGAGTTCGCCCAACAGCAAATAATATCGCCCGCCTCTATTACACGCATGGAAGTAGCACAAACTACGCTGGGTTCGGCGGCGGGTATTACCTCGGGTTATGGTTTGCACAACTACACCAGCGGTCACGAAAATTATCAGCTCACATTTCGCGGTCACAACGGCGGCATGCCCGGCGCCTTGGCAGAACTGGCCTATGTGCCTGAATTAAACGCCGGCTATGTGTTTATGATTAATACCAGCAATCACCAAGCGATGAGCGATATTTCAAAACTGCTGCGCGAATTTTTATTGCAAGACAGAAGCCCGCCGAATGTTTCTCCGGTGCCGCTGCCTGAATCTTTTGCTGGTTTATCCGGTTATTATCTGCCGATCAATTACCGCAGCGAATTCGCACGCATGTTTAGCGATATTCAGGGCGTGATGAAATTTACCACGAGCGAATATACGTTTAAGCGAGAGCCTTTGTTGGGTGGCTGGAAAAGTAGTGACTACGCTCGTGCCAGTGACGACAAGGTGTTAATTGATGTCTGGACTGGTTTGCCCAGTATCGCGATTGTGCAAGACCCATTGGCAGGGCAAGTGGTGCAAGTCAGCAGTGATTTATTTAAACCGATTTCAGCGCTGCGCGCTTACGGTGTATTGGCAATAAATAGTTTGCTCCTGCTGGTGAGCGCGCTAAGTCTGCTGTGTTTTCCGGTGTGGGCATTGCGCCGCCGGATTAAACATTTGCCAATGGATGCCAGTGTAAGGGTGCGCGGCTGGCCGTTAATGACCAGTGTCATTTTGTTCGCGGTGATTTTAGTACCGTCCGTGGGTGGCTCCATGGAAACTCTGGGGCGTATGTCAGTTGTTTCGCTGACGATAACGCTCGGCAGTATTCTCTATGCACTCGCGGCGCTGGTATCGCTGCTGGTGCTATGGCGATCTTACGGTCAGGTACACAGCCGGTGGATTTATGGTTACGCCTGCCTGCATACCGGTTTGCATTTGTATATGCTGGGCCAACTCGCCGTTTACGGTCTTATCGGTATAAGAACCTGGGTCTGATTTGATGAGTTTTTATTTTTTTCCGCGCGATAAATTATTTTGGATTTATCACTGCTCAGTATTAACCGTACTGAGCCTGTTGCAACTTGTCGGATTTATTCTCTGGCGCGAGCAAGTATGGTTCAACATTGTGGGTGGCTTGCTCTGGTTGCCGCTGTTCACCCTGGCGGTGCTCTATTACCGAAAACTGTATAAAAAGTTTAATTGGCAATCGTTAAGCATCCTTAAAACAATTCCGTTAGTCATGGGCTATGGTGCCATTTCGGGCTTCGCCGTGGCGATTGTTATGTTCGCCATATTGATCCCCCTATTTTGGGACCCACTGGTTAGTGCACTGTCATCGGTGGATGCAACGCCAAACATGCGGCACCACATCGCCAACATGGTGGTGAGCAACGGGTTTATTACCCAGCTGGTTATTTGCGCCTGGATCTCCATGTACATCAGTGTCACCAGCAACAAACGTATCAAAGAGACAGAGCTAATAAACCTGCGTCTGCAGAACAGTTTGCGCGAGGCGCAATTGAGCAGCCTCGCCAACCAACTCAATCCGCATTTTTTATTTAATGCGATGAATAATATTCGTTTTCTGATTCACGAAAATCCTGAGCGCGCTGACCGCATGATTACCGAACTGTCGCAAATGCTGCGCTACTCATTGGAAACCAGCAAAAAAGATAAAGTATTGTTGAGCGAAGAAATTGCAATGATTGAGCGCTACATCGACATTGTAAAAATCCAGCTTGAGGAGCGGCTGCAATTTTCCATGGCAATCGCGCAGGAGCTGTACCAATATCCGGTGCCGCCAATGATGTTGCAAATGCTGGTGGAAAATGCCATCAAACATGGGTTGGATAATTTACGCCAAGGCGGCCGCTTGCGTATTACCGGCAACGAAGAAACAAATCACATTCGCTTTGATATAACCAACGATATTGCCGCCAGCAATAATAATTTTCCGCCCGGCACAGGCATCGGGCTGGTTAACATCGAGCAGCGGCTAAAACTACTTTATGGTGATCAAGCGTCGCTTAACCTTGCCAACAGCGCCAGCGAATTCAGTGTGCTTGTGCGCATCCCCAAAGAGGCCCAGCTATGAAAGCGATTGTGGTAGAGGACTCGCGTTTGGCGCGTGAAGGTTTGATTAATATGTTGCGCAGTTTTGCTGAGCTACAAGTGGTTGGTGAAGCGGATCATCCTGCCAGCGCGTTGAAGTTAATTCAGGAACTAAAACCCGAGGTTATTTTTCTCGATATTCATATGCCCGGCGAAAGCGGTTTTGATCTGTTGGAAAAACTCGACTATATGCCGCGCATAATTTTTACTACCGCTTATTCGGAATACGCCATCCGCTCGTTTGATTATCACGCGGTGGATTACCTGCTAAAACCTATTAGTCAGGAGCGCCTTGCACTTGCCATTCATAAACTGACTGCCGGTGTTAATTATGACAATGGCAATTACGACAGTAGCAATCAGGATAGCAACAATCACCAAAGTGTCGGCAATGACAGCAAACCACCGCTGGATATCAACAGCCAGATTTTTATCAAGGATGGCGAAAAATGTCATTTGGTTGCACTGAACTCTATTCGCTATTTTGAAAGCTGCAAAAACTACGTGCGGTTATTTTTTAATGAACACAATGCCTTTATTAAAAAATCACTTAACCAAGTTGAAGAGCGCTTGCCCACAAAATATTTTTTCCGCGTCAATCGCCAATACATTGTTAATTTACAAGCAATCGCTTCGATTGAAGAAAGTATTGGCGATGGCTATGAAATTACCATGGACGACGGCAAACAAATCGAGATCTCCCGCCGCAACGCCCAGGAATTAAAAGAGTTGCTCAGTTTTTAATAGGTCAGTTATTGCCGGATTGGCGCTTGCGATATTGCTCCGCCATCAAACTCACAAACTGCTGCGCGCCCAAACCTAGTGGTCGCTCCCGCGACCAGACCAGATCAATCCACAGCTCCTCGCCATTGGTGAAGTTTTCAATGGGCAATTCCACCAGCATGCGGCCATTGAGATAGGGTTGCACACAAGCGCGTGGCAGCCAGGCCCAGCCCAGTTCCGCCAGTACCAGCTGTAGCGCTACTTCGGGCTGATCGACCCGCCAGTAATGTTCGGATGCGATACAGAATTTATCGCTGGCGGATGGCTTATCGGCCTGGCTGCGGCTACCCACCATCACCTGCCGCACCGGACGCAATTGATTGTCGTTGATGGTGCCTGCGGCAGAAACTTCCTGTAGCAGGGGATGGGTGCGGGCGATAACCGCGACCAGCGTTTCGCGGCCCACTTCCTGAAAGTTTTCGCGCCCATCGGCCGCCGGGCGCTCAAACACCAGCGCGAGTTGCGCGCTGCCCGTGTGCAGTAATTGCAGCGCGTCGGTCTGTGGGGCAGTGATGATCTGGGTCTCCAGCAGCGGATATTCTTGGGCGAGTATTCGCAGCGGTTCAACCCAGGGCGTGGCCTGCAACTCCGGTGCAATCACCAGCGTCAAGCGCGCCTCCAAACCCTGACTTAACTCCAATGCCTGAGTATTCAGCTGCTGCAACTGGCTAATCAACAAGCGCGCTTGCGGTTCCAATGCGCGCGCCAGCGCCGTAGGTTTGGGTTCGCGCCCGCGGCGATCAAACAACTCCAGCGCCAGCTCCGCCTCCAAATTCGCAATCGCCATGCTCACCGCCGAAGGTACGCGCCCCAACTGACGCGCGGCGGCAGAGAAAGAACCGCTATCCAGCACGGCCAAAAACACGCTGATCGTCTCGGAATTAAATGCCCCGTTCATCGCCATTACGCCTTTATCTGTCAGTAAAACTGATAGTAGCTAACTTTTTCTATCATCACAAAGCATAGAAACTGGCTGCAATGTGTGGAGTAACAGATAACAACCTAGAGGTAGATATGCAGGGCATAAAACGGCGGGTGGTTTACGTCGGCTTGTACGAATTGGTGGCGATTATGCTTTCAGCCCTATTGCTGGAGTGGATAACCGGCGCTGGCGCCGCGCACTCGGTGGGTATTGCAGTGGCGGCCTCGGCCGTGGCGATGGTGTGGAACCTGGTGTTTAACTGCGGCTTTGAACGCTGGGAACAGCGGCGCGCAAACCACGGCCGCAGTATTGGCATACGCCTGCTACATGCGCTGGGCTTTGAAGGCGGCTTGGTGATTTTTCTTGTACCAATCATCGCACTCTGGCTGGACGTCAGTTTGCTGGAAGCGCTGCTAATGGA
Coding sequences within it:
- a CDS encoding serine hydrolase; protein product: MSSFQSALAQPTAGDDKPAPQNLAELQAAVEKIRVDTQTPAIGIALVTRDGPQWVAGLGLASLEQQTPADENTLFRIGSISKMFVAIAVLKLVEEGRLNLDDKLQDLAPDIAFENPWEQTHPVRLVHLLEHTTGWDDMSLAEYAYAAASDAMSLKAGLDYRPASRTSRWVPGTRMAYCNIGPAVAAYIVEKVTGKKFEEYIQEQVFAPLQMDSTSFYYSKIYEERGASLYVNGKPQDYWNIITRPAGSVNSSASDMANFLQLLIKRGEFAQQQIISPASITRMEVAQTTLGSAAGITSGYGLHNYTSGHENYQLTFRGHNGGMPGALAELAYVPELNAGYVFMINTSNHQAMSDISKLLREFLLQDRSPPNVSPVPLPESFAGLSGYYLPINYRSEFARMFSDIQGVMKFTTSEYTFKREPLLGGWKSSDYARASDDKVLIDVWTGLPSIAIVQDPLAGQVVQVSSDLFKPISALRAYGVLAINSLLLLVSALSLLCFPVWALRRRIKHLPMDASVRVRGWPLMTSVILFAVILVPSVGGSMETLGRMSVVSLTITLGSILYALAALVSLLVLWRSYGQVHSRWIYGYACLHTGLHLYMLGQLAVYGLIGIRTWV
- a CDS encoding sensor histidine kinase; this encodes MSFYFFPRDKLFWIYHCSVLTVLSLLQLVGFILWREQVWFNIVGGLLWLPLFTLAVLYYRKLYKKFNWQSLSILKTIPLVMGYGAISGFAVAIVMFAILIPLFWDPLVSALSSVDATPNMRHHIANMVVSNGFITQLVICAWISMYISVTSNKRIKETELINLRLQNSLREAQLSSLANQLNPHFLFNAMNNIRFLIHENPERADRMITELSQMLRYSLETSKKDKVLLSEEIAMIERYIDIVKIQLEERLQFSMAIAQELYQYPVPPMMLQMLVENAIKHGLDNLRQGGRLRITGNEETNHIRFDITNDIAASNNNFPPGTGIGLVNIEQRLKLLYGDQASLNLANSASEFSVLVRIPKEAQL
- a CDS encoding LytTR family DNA-binding domain-containing protein, which gives rise to MKAIVVEDSRLAREGLINMLRSFAELQVVGEADHPASALKLIQELKPEVIFLDIHMPGESGFDLLEKLDYMPRIIFTTAYSEYAIRSFDYHAVDYLLKPISQERLALAIHKLTAGVNYDNGNYDSSNQDSNNHQSVGNDSKPPLDINSQIFIKDGEKCHLVALNSIRYFESCKNYVRLFFNEHNAFIKKSLNQVEERLPTKYFFRVNRQYIVNLQAIASIEESIGDGYEITMDDGKQIEISRRNAQELKELLSF
- a CDS encoding LysR family transcriptional regulator — protein: MNGAFNSETISVFLAVLDSGSFSAAARQLGRVPSAVSMAIANLEAELALELFDRRGREPKPTALARALEPQARLLISQLQQLNTQALELSQGLEARLTLVIAPELQATPWVEPLRILAQEYPLLETQIITAPQTDALQLLHTGSAQLALVFERPAADGRENFQEVGRETLVAVIARTHPLLQEVSAAGTINDNQLRPVRQVMVGSRSQADKPSASDKFCIASEHYWRVDQPEVALQLVLAELGWAWLPRACVQPYLNGRMLVELPIENFTNGEELWIDLVWSRERPLGLGAQQFVSLMAEQYRKRQSGNN
- a CDS encoding PACE efflux transporter: MCGVTDNNLEVDMQGIKRRVVYVGLYELVAIMLSALLLEWITGAGAAHSVGIAVAASAVAMVWNLVFNCGFERWEQRRANHGRSIGIRLLHALGFEGGLVIFLVPIIALWLDVSLLEALLMDLGLLAFFLVYTFVFNWVFDGVFGLPEAVLKTL